The Plodia interpunctella isolate USDA-ARS_2022_Savannah chromosome 8, ilPloInte3.2, whole genome shotgun sequence genome window below encodes:
- the LOC128672147 gene encoding uncharacterized protein LOC128672147: MGRNVAKASRGRSLTPRGKRSTGGVNEEMAKEEVSEKTVISRSESLYFSDGDSDGSVWLPDIELGGKRGQAPKRKASEEVEEAERASNKLSSVTRGRAARRGSYSGTAEARERLRDLSADYAEFERELDRAGTSKFLKASEKGGKRCLVDEHLEVVRAAAQKVLAEAGKSGNLKGTAWRAMNEACHDIIVAAGKIEAQCEESEAVRILRADNKRMREQLSLLEQETKALRTAFAERTSSALKEAQPAAGAPSLEDIKGLLSEWKESFERDVFLRLGGMVSDRLKEAEKRGFLAPEPIVRPPLATDKKTKEAEAPAPKTGKNYASVAAGATLMPPARPGPAPKAVPAKKQPKQVTAQAQVSTEPPAELPPPQEGEQGWAEVVRKGKKKRNKKSSPSAQPKPTQAEAPKASVQPPKKIKFTPPKTSAVVVTLKPESKLDYRAVITRATTIDLSSIGVDHVSAVRGTATGARIIEIPGADSGAAADNLAEKLREVIGSEAEVTRPFKAAQIRVSGFDEGVTPEALKEATARAGKCPSGQVKVGNIRIAPDMTGAVIITCPVAAANALIEEGRLLVGWTAAKVRGLEALPMRCFRCMGIGHTRALCPSPVDRSELCHRCGKSGHILSACGASEPWCAVCYAHKLAAKHIMGGPSCNPPRTRGKLAPNKGTPEGTTMEH; this comes from the coding sequence ATGGGTAGGAACGTGGCCAAAGCTTCGAGGGGAAGATCTCTGACCCCAAGGGGGAAGAGATCAACTGGGGGGGTTAACGAGGAAATGGCAAAAGAGGAAGTGAGCGAGAAGACGGTGATCAGCCGGTCGGAGTCGCTATACTTCTCCGACGGAGACTCGGATGGGTCAGTCTGGCTCCCGGACATTGAGTTAGGCGGGAAGCGGGGTCAAGCCCCAAAGAGGAAAGCTTCGGAGGAAGTTGAGGAGGCTGAAAGGGCCTCCAACAAGCTTTCCTCTGTCACGAGGGGCCGGGCTGCTCGCCGGGGCTCCTATTCTGGGACGGCCGAGGCAAGGGAGAGGCTCCGCGATCTTTCGGCGGATTATGCCGAATTTGAACGCGAGCTGGACAGGGCTGGTACCAGCAAATTTTTGAAGGCCAGCGAGAAGGGCGGGAAGAGGTGCCTGGTAGATGAGCACCTTGAGGTGGTGAGGGCGGCTGCCCAGAAGGTTTTGGCGGAGGCCGGAAAGTCCGGCAACCTGAAGGGAACGGCATGGCGGGCCATGAACGAGGCCTGCCATGACATAATTGTGGCGGCCGGAAAAATTGAGGCTCAGTGCGAGGAGTCGGAGGCTGTCCGCATTCTCAGGGCGGACAACAAGAGAATGCGGGAGCAGCTTTCGCTCCTCGAACAGGAGACGAAGGCCCTGCGCACGGCCTTTGCCGAGCGCACGTCGTCGGCGCTAAAGGAGGCCCAGCCAGCGGCGGGAGCCCCCTCGCTTGAGGACATCAAGGGACTCCTATCCGAATGGAAGGAGTCATTTGAGAGAGATGTGTTCCTCAGGCTGGGGGGAATGGTCAGCGACCGCCTTAAGGAGGCCGAGAAGAGAGGCTTCCTGGCCCCGGAGCCGATTGTTCGGCCGCCTCTTGCGACCGACAAGAAGACCAAGGAGGCCGAAGCGCCGGCCCCAAAAACCGGGAAAAATTATGCCAGCGTAGCTGCGGGGGCTACCCTGATGCCCCCAGCACGACCTGGGCCTGCACCCAAAGCTGTTCCAGCTAAGAAGCAGCCCAAACAAGTGACGGCACAGGCCCAGGTATCTACCGAGCCACCTGCCGAATTGCCTCCGCCTCAAGAAGGCGAACAAGGGTGGGCTGAGGTGGTCAGAAAGGGGAAAAAGAAGAGGAACAAGAAATCCTCCCCCTCTGCCCAGCCGAAGCCTACCCAAGCGGAGGCCCCCAAGGCGAGCGTACAGCCGCCTAAAAAGATAAAGTTCACCCCTCCCAAGACTTCGGCGGTGGTGGTGACTCTCAAGCCGGAATCCAAGCTGGATTACCGTGCGGTAATAACGAGGGCCACCACCATCGACCTATCGTCGATAGGGGTGGACCATGTGTCGGCTGTTCGCGGCACGGCTACGGGGGCCCGCATTATTGAAATACCCGGAGCTGACAGTGGGGCTGCGGCGGACAACCTTGCGGAGAAGCTCCGGGAGGTCATTGGCAGTGAGGCGGAGGTGACGAGGCCATTTAAAGCGGCGCAAATAAGGGTCTCTGGCTTCGACGAGGGAGTAACGCCAGAGGCCCTTAAAGAGGCCACGGCGAGGGCAGGGAAATGTCCATCGGGACAAGTTAAAGTGGGCAACATCCGCATAGCACCGGATATGACTGGGGCGGTGATTATCACCTGCCCTGTGGCGGCTGCCAACGCCCTGATTGAAGAGGGGCGTCTTCTTGTCGGTTGGACAGCCGCCAAGGTTAGAGGGCTCGAGGCCTTGCCCATGCGGTGCTTCCGGTGCATGGGCATAGGCCACACTAGAGCCCTCTGCCCGTCCCCGGTGGACAGATCAGAACTGTGCCATCGCTGTGGCAAATCAGGGCACATCTTGTCAGCGTGTGGGGCCAGTGAACCCTGGTGCGCGGTGTGCTACGCGCACAAGCTGGCCGCCAAACACATTATGGGCGGCCCCTCGTGCAATCCCCCGCGCACACGGGGCAAACTGGCCCCAAATAAGGGAACCCCTGAGGGCACCACCATGGAGCACTAA
- the LOC128672126 gene encoding uncharacterized protein LOC128672126 — protein sequence MGVTFLQANLNHSARAQDLLLQSMAEWDLDVAVVAEPYAVPSLPHWAGDLDGLVAIVTRPGAAPPLAIKKRGNGFVVAVRGEYAIIGVYFSPNRDLPALERFLDALGPEIRRLAPLKVFVAGDFNAKSTAWGNPATEPKGRKVEEWALAAGLSLLNRGTAHTCVRRTGGSVV from the coding sequence ATGGGGGTCACCTTCCTCCAGGCCAACCTCAACCACTCCGCTAGGGCGCAGGACCTCCTCCTGCAATCCATGGCGGAGTGGGATCTGGATGTCGCGGTGGTCGCGGAGCCGTACGCGGTTCCCTCCCTGCCCCACTGGGCGGGGGATCTGGATGGCCTCGTGGCCATCGTGACTAGGCCTGGTGCCGCCCCTCCCCTCGCGATTAAGAAGAGAGGGAACGGCTTTGTGgtggcggttcggggagagtacgccataattggtgtttacttctccccgaaccgggatTTGCCGGCCCTGGAGCGGTTCTTGGATGCTCTGGGGCCGGAGATAAGGCGGTTAGCGCCCCTAAAGGTCTTCGTGGCCGGtgacttcaacgccaaatcaacggcgtgggggaacccggccacggagcccaaggggcgaaaggtggaagagtgggcgctggccgcggggctgtctctcctaaacagggggacagcccacacgtgcgtgcgacggacgggcggatcggtggtg